One genomic region from Ornithinicoccus hortensis encodes:
- a CDS encoding ABC transporter ATP-binding protein, translating to MNEPTADPPPPVPLRWENIRLLLQYVRPHRLTVAVGVLLGLGTTATALATPLATKWVLDSVGADVSLAGPVVLLLVLLVIGSIAGMAQWILLGRLAEHIVLDARTGLVGRFVRGTVGDVQRRSPGEMVTRVTSDTVLLREAASSSIVQLINGMVSLVGTIVLMAVLDLPLLLSTLVAIVVIAVLMAVLMPKIGEAQRKAQESVGELGTVLEGSLRALRTVKASRAEDRQIARVTGRAEDSARHSIRAVWVTAVAWTISGGGIQLAIIAILGIGAWRVNEGGLAVSTLVAFLLYAFNIIDPITTLTQTFTQLQSGVAAAARIRETEDIAVEDVTTGRTLADTGAGPHVLELRGVTLQYAGADRPAVRGLDLVVPRHGHTAIVGPSGAGKTSTFSMVLRFVAPQEGTILLDGAPFEELSIDTVRSRIGYVEQETPLIAGTVRDNLTFRHPDATDEEIWAALDAVRLTGTVQRLPDGLDSPVSDTTLSGGERQRIALARAVVRDPEVLLLDEATAQLDGLTEAAIQEVIHRVARTGAVVTIAHRLSTVIDADQILLMEAGRVRARGTHAQLLATDELYRELVAALRISGEGTPGAVPSATGDPVPG from the coding sequence GTGAATGAACCCACCGCTGATCCGCCACCCCCGGTCCCGCTCCGGTGGGAGAACATCCGGCTGCTGCTGCAGTACGTGCGCCCGCACCGGTTGACGGTGGCCGTCGGCGTGCTGCTCGGCCTGGGGACGACGGCCACGGCGCTCGCCACACCGTTGGCCACCAAGTGGGTGCTCGACTCGGTCGGTGCCGACGTCTCGCTGGCCGGCCCGGTGGTGCTCCTGCTGGTGCTCCTGGTCATCGGGTCCATCGCGGGGATGGCCCAGTGGATCCTGCTCGGCCGGTTGGCCGAGCACATCGTGCTGGACGCCCGGACCGGCCTGGTGGGCCGCTTCGTCCGGGGCACGGTGGGGGATGTCCAACGGCGGTCGCCGGGGGAGATGGTCACCAGGGTCACCTCGGACACGGTGCTCCTGCGTGAGGCAGCGTCGTCCAGCATCGTGCAGCTGATCAACGGGATGGTCTCCCTCGTGGGCACCATCGTCCTGATGGCTGTGCTGGACCTTCCGCTACTGCTCAGCACGCTGGTCGCGATCGTGGTCATCGCCGTCCTGATGGCGGTGCTGATGCCGAAGATCGGGGAGGCGCAACGCAAGGCCCAGGAATCGGTCGGGGAGCTGGGCACCGTCCTGGAGGGGAGCCTGCGCGCCCTGCGCACGGTCAAGGCGAGCCGGGCGGAGGACCGGCAGATCGCCCGCGTCACCGGGCGGGCCGAGGACTCGGCGCGACACAGCATACGAGCAGTGTGGGTCACGGCCGTCGCCTGGACCATCTCCGGCGGCGGCATCCAGCTGGCGATCATCGCGATCCTGGGGATCGGGGCCTGGCGGGTCAACGAGGGAGGCTTGGCCGTCTCCACGCTCGTGGCGTTCCTGCTCTACGCGTTCAACATCATCGACCCGATCACCACGCTCACCCAGACCTTCACCCAGTTGCAGTCGGGAGTGGCGGCCGCGGCCCGGATCCGGGAGACCGAGGACATCGCCGTCGAGGACGTCACGACGGGCCGCACCCTCGCGGACACCGGTGCGGGGCCACATGTCCTGGAGTTGCGGGGGGTGACGCTGCAGTATGCCGGCGCCGACCGGCCCGCTGTCCGGGGCCTGGACCTGGTCGTGCCCCGGCACGGTCACACGGCGATCGTGGGGCCATCCGGCGCGGGCAAGACCTCGACGTTCTCGATGGTGCTGCGCTTCGTCGCCCCGCAGGAAGGGACGATCCTGCTCGACGGGGCACCCTTCGAGGAGCTGAGCATCGACACGGTCCGCAGCCGGATCGGCTACGTGGAACAGGAGACGCCGCTGATCGCCGGGACGGTCCGCGACAACCTCACCTTCCGGCACCCGGATGCCACCGACGAGGAGATCTGGGCGGCGTTGGACGCGGTCCGGCTGACCGGCACGGTGCAGCGCCTGCCGGACGGTCTGGACAGCCCGGTCAGCGACACCACCCTCTCCGGTGGTGAGCGCCAGCGGATAGCCCTGGCCCGCGCCGTCGTGCGCGACCCCGAGGTGCTCCTCCTGGACGAGGCCACCGCCCAGCTGGACGGGCTGACCGAGGCCGCGATCCAGGAAGTCATCCACCGGGTCGCCCGCACCGGCGCCGTGGTCACCATCGCGCACCGGCTCTCCACCGTCATCGATGCCGACCAGATCCTGCTGATGGAGGCCGGTCGGGTGCGGGCACGAGGGACGCACGCGCAGCTGCTCGCGACCGACGAGTTGTACCGCGAGCTGGTGGCGGCGCTGCGGATCTCCGGCGAGGGCACCCCCGGCGCGGTGCCCTCCGCCACGGGTGACCCCGTGCCCGGCTGA
- the rpmE gene encoding 50S ribosomal protein L31 encodes MKKNIHPEYVETQVTCGCGNTFTTRSTATSGSIHADVCSNCHPFYTGKQKILDTGGRVARFQERYGKKAAK; translated from the coding sequence ATGAAGAAGAACATCCACCCGGAGTACGTCGAGACCCAGGTGACCTGCGGCTGTGGCAACACCTTCACCACCCGCAGCACGGCCACCTCCGGCAGCATCCACGCCGACGTGTGCTCCAACTGCCACCCCTTCTACACCGGCAAGCAGAAGATCCTGGACACCGGTGGCCGCGTGGCCCGCTTCCAGGAGCGCTACGGCAAGAAGGCCGCCAAGTAA
- the rho gene encoding transcription termination factor Rho has product MRLAELQGLAGSMGIAVSPKMRKADLVQAIKERQGGGTNGATRSARSAGGSAPAPAGDRTEQDSAPAQGEKTSRRAERRASAPAGKPSTDAEPAAAGRGDGAGGDSRDQGGERRSGRQQDRQQNDQGDGAAEKKSGNDRQSGNDRNQGQQDRQGGNDRQNDRQSGNDRNQGQQDRQGGNDRNQGQQDRQGGNDRNQSGNDRNQGGNDYDDDNRGGGRRRNRQRGRDRKRGRNNQRGGGDQYQDEQESYSEDDVLVGVAGVLDVLDNYAFIRTTGYLPGPSDVYVPMGMVRKNGLRKGDAVTGAIKANQQGEQQHSGGNNRQKFNALVRLDTVNGQTPEQAKARPEFTKLTPLYPQDRLRLETEQKNLTTRIIDLVAPIGKGQRGLIVSPPKAGKTLVLQSIANAITTNNPEVHLMIVLVDERPEEVTDMQRTVKGEVIASTFDRPADDHTTVAELAIERAKRLVEMGGDVVVLLDSITRLGRAYNLAAPASGRILSGGVDSSALYPPKRFFGAARNIEHGGSLTILATALVETGSKMDEVIFEEFKGTGNMELRLSRQLADRRIFPAVDVNPSGTRREEILMPPDELKIMWKLRRVLSALDAQQGIELLLDRLRKTKTNYEFLVQVQQTSSIKLDDED; this is encoded by the coding sequence ATGCGGTTGGCCGAGTTGCAGGGCCTGGCCGGATCGATGGGCATCGCTGTGAGCCCGAAGATGCGCAAGGCGGACCTTGTGCAGGCCATCAAGGAGCGCCAGGGCGGGGGCACCAACGGCGCCACCCGGTCGGCTCGCTCCGCCGGGGGCTCCGCCCCGGCCCCCGCTGGGGACCGCACCGAGCAGGACAGCGCCCCGGCGCAGGGGGAGAAGACCTCGCGACGCGCCGAGCGGCGGGCCTCCGCCCCCGCGGGGAAGCCGTCGACCGACGCCGAGCCGGCCGCGGCCGGACGTGGCGACGGCGCCGGTGGCGACTCGCGCGACCAGGGCGGCGAGCGCCGCTCCGGCCGGCAGCAGGACCGCCAGCAGAACGACCAGGGGGACGGCGCGGCCGAGAAGAAGTCCGGCAACGACCGCCAGTCGGGTAACGACCGGAACCAGGGTCAGCAGGACCGGCAGGGCGGCAACGACCGGCAGAACGACCGGCAGTCCGGCAATGACCGCAACCAGGGTCAGCAGGACCGGCAGGGCGGCAACGACCGCAACCAGGGTCAGCAGGACCGGCAGGGCGGCAACGACCGCAACCAGTCCGGCAACGACCGCAACCAGGGTGGCAACGACTACGACGACGACAACCGCGGCGGCGGTCGTCGCCGGAACCGTCAGCGCGGCCGGGACCGCAAGCGCGGGCGCAACAACCAGCGCGGGGGCGGCGACCAGTACCAGGACGAGCAGGAGAGCTACAGCGAGGACGACGTCCTCGTCGGCGTGGCCGGTGTCCTGGACGTGCTGGACAACTACGCCTTCATCCGCACCACCGGCTACCTGCCCGGACCGAGCGACGTCTACGTCCCGATGGGCATGGTCCGGAAGAACGGCCTGCGCAAGGGCGACGCGGTCACCGGTGCGATCAAGGCCAACCAGCAGGGCGAGCAGCAGCACTCCGGCGGCAACAACCGCCAGAAGTTCAACGCCCTCGTCCGCCTCGACACGGTCAACGGGCAGACCCCGGAGCAGGCTAAGGCCCGTCCGGAGTTCACCAAGCTCACCCCCCTGTACCCCCAGGACCGGCTCCGCCTGGAGACCGAGCAGAAGAACCTGACGACCCGGATCATCGACCTGGTTGCCCCGATCGGTAAGGGCCAGCGCGGCCTGATCGTCTCTCCGCCGAAGGCGGGAAAGACCCTGGTGCTGCAGTCGATCGCGAACGCGATCACCACCAATAACCCCGAGGTGCACCTGATGATCGTCCTGGTGGACGAGCGTCCGGAAGAGGTCACCGACATGCAGCGCACGGTCAAGGGTGAGGTCATCGCCTCGACCTTCGACCGGCCGGCCGACGACCACACCACGGTCGCCGAGCTGGCGATCGAGCGGGCCAAGCGTCTGGTCGAGATGGGCGGCGACGTCGTCGTGCTGCTGGACTCCATCACCCGCCTGGGCCGTGCCTACAACCTGGCCGCCCCGGCCAGCGGCCGGATCCTGTCCGGTGGTGTGGACTCCAGCGCGCTGTACCCGCCGAAGCGCTTCTTCGGTGCCGCGCGCAACATCGAGCACGGCGGGTCCCTCACGATCCTGGCGACCGCGCTCGTGGAGACCGGGTCCAAGATGGACGAGGTCATCTTCGAGGAGTTCAAGGGCACCGGCAACATGGAGCTGCGGCTGTCCCGCCAGCTCGCCGACCGCCGGATCTTCCCGGCCGTCGACGTCAACCCCTCCGGCACCCGCCGCGAGGAGATCCTGATGCCGCCGGACGAGCTGAAGATCATGTGGAAGCTGCGTCGCGTGCTCTCCGCGCTCGACGCCCAGCAGGGCATCGAGCTGCTGCTGGACCGGCTGCGCAAGACCAAGACCAACTACGAGTTCCTGGTCCAGGTGCAGCAGACCTCCTCGATCAAGTTGGACGACGAGGACTGA
- a CDS encoding TetR/AcrR family transcriptional regulator, whose amino-acid sequence MTSAPDTKETGTRARTRLAILEAAAGILPTRPTASLTEIATAADVGRSTLHRYFPDRADLLAALAHHMLERLEADFQRAEPDIGDPVDALRRVAEAIIDRGPAMTYLYNEPTLAQHEELWGEVDPAADPVSRILDRASDRLRGDLSREWIVKCFWSLVYVGWESMRDGSMPRAVVLDSIITTMTSGILRHD is encoded by the coding sequence ATGACGTCGGCACCAGACACGAAGGAGACCGGGACCCGCGCCCGCACCCGGCTGGCCATCCTCGAGGCGGCGGCGGGAATCCTGCCCACGCGACCCACAGCCTCGCTGACGGAGATCGCCACGGCCGCCGATGTCGGCCGGTCGACGCTGCACCGCTACTTCCCCGACCGCGCCGACCTGCTGGCGGCTCTGGCCCACCACATGCTCGAACGGTTGGAGGCCGACTTCCAGCGGGCCGAGCCGGACATCGGGGACCCGGTGGATGCGCTCCGCCGGGTGGCCGAGGCGATCATCGACCGCGGACCGGCGATGACCTATCTCTACAACGAGCCCACGCTCGCCCAGCACGAGGAGCTGTGGGGTGAGGTCGACCCGGCGGCGGATCCGGTCAGCCGGATCCTGGACCGCGCCTCGGACCGCCTGCGCGGCGACCTGTCCCGGGAGTGGATCGTGAAGTGCTTCTGGTCCCTGGTCTACGTCGGGTGGGAGTCGATGCGCGACGGGAGCATGCCGCGGGCGGTCGTCCTGGACTCGATCATCACCACGATGACCTCGGGGATCCTGAGGCACGACTGA
- the prfA gene encoding peptide chain release factor 1, with protein MFESAAALLAEYEEIERALADPSVHGDPTALRRLNKRYAALAPTVAAHREWEAARDDAQTAAELADEDEAFAEELPALQEQEATAAERLRRLLLPRDPDDDRDVILEVKAGEGGAESALFAADLVRMYLRYAERRGWRTELLDATESDLGGYKDARVSVSAPSAVGPGQAPWARLKYEGGVHRVQRVPVTESQGRIHTSAAGVLVMPDLDDPEEVELDPHDLKVDVFRSSGPGGQSVNTTDSAVRITHLPTGLVVSCQNEKSQLQNKESALRVLRARLHQIAVEEAEAEASAQRRSQVRTVDRSERIRTYNFPENRIADHRTGYKSYNLDHVLDGDLDAVVQSAVDADEAARLAALAD; from the coding sequence ATGTTCGAGTCCGCAGCCGCGCTGCTGGCCGAGTACGAGGAGATCGAGCGCGCGCTCGCCGACCCCTCGGTGCACGGGGACCCGACCGCGTTGCGGCGCCTCAACAAGCGGTATGCCGCGCTGGCACCGACCGTGGCCGCGCACCGGGAGTGGGAGGCCGCCCGCGACGACGCGCAGACCGCGGCGGAGCTGGCCGACGAGGACGAGGCGTTCGCCGAGGAGCTGCCCGCCCTGCAGGAGCAGGAGGCCACCGCGGCCGAGCGGTTGCGGCGGCTCCTGCTGCCCCGGGACCCCGACGACGACCGCGACGTCATCCTCGAGGTCAAGGCGGGGGAGGGTGGTGCGGAGTCCGCGCTGTTCGCCGCGGACCTGGTCCGGATGTACCTGCGCTACGCCGAGCGCCGCGGCTGGCGGACCGAGCTGCTGGACGCCACCGAGTCCGACCTCGGTGGTTACAAGGACGCCCGGGTGAGCGTGTCGGCGCCGTCGGCGGTGGGTCCGGGGCAGGCCCCGTGGGCACGGCTGAAGTACGAGGGCGGGGTGCACCGGGTGCAGCGGGTGCCGGTCACCGAGAGCCAGGGGCGCATCCACACCTCCGCCGCCGGCGTCCTGGTGATGCCGGACCTGGACGACCCGGAGGAGGTGGAGCTGGACCCGCACGACCTCAAGGTCGACGTCTTCCGTTCCTCCGGCCCGGGCGGCCAGTCGGTGAACACCACGGACTCGGCGGTCCGGATCACGCACCTGCCGACCGGCCTGGTCGTCTCCTGCCAGAACGAGAAGTCCCAGCTGCAGAACAAGGAGTCGGCGCTGCGGGTGCTCCGTGCCCGGTTGCACCAGATCGCCGTCGAGGAGGCCGAGGCCGAGGCCTCGGCCCAGCGCCGCAGCCAGGTGCGCACGGTCGACCGCAGCGAGCGGATCCGCACCTACAACTTCCCGGAGAACCGGATCGCGGACCACCGCACCGGCTACAAGTCCTACAACCTGGACCACGTGCTCGACGGGGACCTGGACGCCGTCGTGCAGTCGGCGGTCGACGCCGACGAGGCGGCCCGCCTGGCCGCGCTGGCCGACTGA
- a CDS encoding pentapeptide repeat-containing protein codes for MPQLTDRTLTATDLDALHGVAPDDPVELVRCDLSGVRARDLDLDGAVLTDCVLDGADLAGSRLGGAVLRGGSARGTLLHRCDLVDARFEQVDLSEAVLDQCVLTDAEFHGCRMAGLRAGATRGMGCLLLGCNAYGAELPGIVLSRRTHTGTRLTEANLAGADLREAVLEGCVLLLADLTGAELTGADLRGADLGPCTRDRMDALRGAVLSPEQAIAALQDLTGVVVAG; via the coding sequence GTGCCGCAGCTGACCGACCGGACCCTGACCGCCACCGACCTGGACGCGCTGCACGGGGTGGCCCCGGACGACCCCGTCGAGCTGGTCCGGTGCGACCTGTCCGGGGTCCGGGCGCGGGACCTCGACCTGGACGGGGCGGTGCTCACCGACTGCGTGCTGGACGGTGCCGACCTGGCCGGCTCCCGGCTCGGCGGCGCGGTGCTGCGCGGGGGCTCGGCCCGCGGCACCCTGCTGCACCGGTGCGACCTGGTCGACGCCCGCTTCGAGCAGGTGGACCTGTCGGAGGCGGTGCTCGACCAGTGCGTGCTCACCGACGCCGAGTTCCACGGCTGCCGGATGGCCGGCCTCCGGGCCGGGGCCACCCGCGGGATGGGCTGCCTGCTGCTGGGGTGCAACGCCTACGGCGCCGAGCTGCCCGGCATCGTGCTGAGCCGGCGCACCCACACCGGGACCCGGCTCACCGAGGCCAACCTGGCCGGGGCCGACCTGCGGGAGGCGGTGCTGGAGGGGTGCGTGCTGTTGCTGGCCGACCTCACCGGCGCCGAGCTGACCGGGGCCGACCTGCGCGGCGCGGACCTCGGCCCGTGCACCAGGGACCGGATGGATGCGCTGCGCGGCGCGGTGCTCAGCCCGGAGCAGGCGATCGCGGCGCTGCAGGACCTCACGGGGGTCGTCGTCGCCGGCTGA
- the prmC gene encoding peptide chain release factor N(5)-glutamine methyltransferase: MGDRSGTPIGDGAGTGLGDLLRSATQTLAGTGVPSPRADAEALLAHALGMPTAEVRRAALLGRGVGDRERAAYEQLVAQRAARVPLQHLTGEAHFRTLTLRVGPGVFVPRPETEVLVDLALAELAEPATYDRARPVVVDLCTGSGAIALAVAAEHPAAKVHAVELEEDAHAWAQANVTATGLPVDLRLGPAQQAFPDLVGAVDLVLSNPPYIPPGSVPVDPEVRDHDPAAALYGLGEDGLQVPLEVAARAAELLVGGGVLLMEHADVQGDDIVQRLRSTGHWAAVEDHPDLTGRPRVVRAVRARP; the protein is encoded by the coding sequence ATGGGGGACCGGTCCGGCACGCCGATCGGGGACGGGGCCGGCACGGGACTGGGCGACCTGCTCCGGTCCGCGACCCAGACGCTGGCCGGGACGGGGGTGCCGAGCCCGCGGGCGGACGCCGAGGCACTGCTCGCCCACGCCCTCGGTATGCCGACGGCCGAGGTGCGCCGGGCGGCCCTGCTCGGGCGCGGGGTCGGGGACCGCGAGCGGGCGGCCTACGAGCAGCTGGTGGCCCAGCGCGCCGCGCGGGTGCCCTTGCAGCACCTGACCGGGGAGGCGCACTTCCGCACCCTCACCCTGCGGGTCGGCCCCGGGGTCTTCGTGCCCCGGCCGGAGACCGAGGTGCTGGTGGACCTGGCGCTCGCCGAGCTCGCCGAGCCTGCGACCTACGACCGGGCCCGACCGGTGGTCGTCGACCTGTGCACCGGTAGCGGCGCGATCGCGTTGGCCGTGGCCGCCGAGCACCCCGCAGCGAAGGTGCACGCGGTCGAACTGGAGGAGGACGCCCACGCCTGGGCGCAGGCCAACGTCACTGCCACCGGGCTGCCGGTCGACCTGCGGCTGGGCCCCGCCCAGCAGGCCTTCCCCGACCTGGTGGGCGCCGTCGACCTGGTGCTGAGCAACCCGCCCTACATCCCGCCGGGCTCGGTGCCGGTCGACCCCGAGGTGCGCGACCACGACCCGGCGGCGGCGCTCTACGGACTGGGCGAGGACGGGCTGCAGGTCCCGCTGGAGGTGGCGGCGCGCGCGGCCGAGCTGCTGGTCGGGGGCGGGGTGCTGCTGATGGAGCACGCCGACGTCCAGGGGGATGACATCGTGCAGCGGCTGCGGTCGACGGGGCACTGGGCCGCGGTGGAGGACCATCCGGACCTGACCGGACGTCCCCGCGTGGTGCGGGCGGTCCGGGCGCGCCCCTGA
- a CDS encoding 3-hydroxybutyrate dehydrogenase translates to MSSHSQSPAHDGTASGHLSGRHALVTGGGGGLGTAIALRLAKDGAAITLADIDADKMEPVAAQVRELGVPCETWQLDLSDVAAQSELTLEFDILVNNAGIQHVAPIHEFPVDRWELIQRLMVTSPFLLIRACLPHMYAGGYGRIVNISSAHGLRASEFKSAYVAAKHGLEGLSKVTALEGANKGVTSMCINPGYVWTPLVAAQVKDQAVAHNMSEDEVAEKVMLAAQPLKEFATPEAIAEAVAYCTNPYSSSVTGTNIVVDGAWTAR, encoded by the coding sequence ATGAGCAGCCACAGTCAGTCCCCCGCCCACGACGGCACCGCCTCCGGCCACCTCAGCGGTCGTCATGCCCTGGTGACCGGCGGTGGTGGTGGCCTGGGCACCGCCATCGCCCTCCGGCTGGCCAAGGACGGTGCGGCCATCACCCTCGCCGACATCGACGCGGACAAGATGGAGCCGGTCGCCGCGCAGGTCCGCGAGCTGGGCGTCCCCTGCGAGACCTGGCAGCTGGACCTGTCCGACGTCGCCGCCCAGTCCGAGCTCACGCTCGAGTTCGACATCCTGGTGAACAACGCCGGGATCCAGCACGTGGCCCCCATCCACGAGTTCCCGGTGGACCGGTGGGAGCTGATCCAGCGCCTCATGGTCACCTCGCCGTTCCTGCTCATCCGGGCGTGCCTGCCGCATATGTATGCCGGGGGTTACGGCCGGATCGTCAACATCTCCTCGGCCCACGGGTTGCGGGCCAGCGAGTTCAAGTCCGCCTACGTCGCGGCTAAGCACGGCCTGGAGGGACTGTCCAAGGTCACCGCGCTGGAGGGCGCCAACAAGGGCGTCACCAGCATGTGCATCAACCCCGGCTACGTCTGGACCCCGCTGGTGGCCGCCCAGGTCAAGGACCAGGCCGTGGCCCACAACATGAGCGAGGACGAGGTGGCCGAGAAGGTCATGCTGGCGGCGCAGCCCCTCAAGGAGTTCGCCACCCCCGAGGCGATCGCCGAGGCCGTCGCCTACTGCACGAACCCCTACAGCAGCTCGGTTACCGGGACGAACATCGTCGTGGACGGGGCCTGGACCGCGCGCTGA
- a CDS encoding aldehyde dehydrogenase family protein, translated as MKDVAGVALEDIEISEELMYIGGEWVPAEAGETIEVITPIDRNKVIATTPRAREADADKAVAAARAAFPAWANLTFAERSRALHKCTDALEEAVEELAHLTALDTGNAIRTQARPEAGSLVSLFRYMAGIAGEVKGTVLPTPDNQLQYTRRQPLGVVAGILPWNSPLLIAAFKVPAALAAGNTIVLKAAEDAPLTILKLAEIIGPLLPAGVLNVVTGLGAEIGEALVVHQDVDKVSFTGSSLVGHGVASKAGARLAHASLELGGKSPSIVYPDSCTDEVVDQVLAATRFARQGQSCTSGSRLFLHDEIHDEFLEKLVAKTAKLKVGNPREEESDIGCIINAKQYDRVQGYIDDGLAQENVAVAFDGREQLTVGEPGFYHAPMILTQVSNDWRIAQEEIFGPILSVIRWKDEDEVIKMANDTHYGLAAFVFSKDISAALRAAHRIDSGWVQVNQGGGQLAGQSYGGMKTSGIGREVSLEGMLEGFTQIKQINVAL; from the coding sequence ATGAAGGACGTCGCCGGAGTCGCTCTCGAGGACATCGAGATCTCCGAGGAACTGATGTACATCGGGGGCGAGTGGGTCCCCGCCGAGGCCGGCGAGACGATCGAGGTGATCACCCCGATCGACCGCAACAAGGTCATCGCGACGACCCCCAGGGCCCGTGAGGCCGACGCCGACAAGGCCGTCGCCGCCGCGCGCGCGGCGTTCCCGGCCTGGGCCAACCTGACCTTCGCGGAGCGCTCCCGGGCCCTGCACAAGTGCACCGACGCCCTCGAGGAGGCCGTCGAGGAGCTGGCGCACCTGACCGCGCTGGACACCGGCAACGCGATCCGCACCCAGGCCCGCCCCGAGGCAGGCTCCCTGGTGTCCCTGTTCCGCTACATGGCCGGGATCGCCGGTGAGGTCAAGGGCACCGTGCTGCCCACCCCGGACAACCAGTTGCAGTACACCCGGCGGCAGCCGCTGGGCGTGGTCGCCGGGATCCTGCCGTGGAACTCCCCGCTGCTGATCGCCGCGTTCAAGGTGCCCGCGGCCCTGGCCGCCGGCAACACGATCGTGCTCAAGGCCGCCGAGGACGCCCCGCTGACGATCCTGAAGCTGGCCGAGATCATCGGCCCGCTGCTGCCGGCGGGCGTGCTCAACGTGGTCACCGGCCTCGGCGCCGAGATCGGTGAGGCCCTGGTCGTGCACCAGGACGTCGACAAGGTCTCCTTCACCGGGTCCAGCCTCGTCGGCCACGGGGTCGCCTCCAAGGCCGGTGCCCGCCTGGCGCACGCCTCCCTGGAGCTGGGCGGCAAGTCGCCCTCCATCGTCTACCCCGACTCCTGCACCGACGAGGTCGTCGACCAGGTGCTGGCCGCGACCAGGTTCGCCCGGCAGGGCCAGAGCTGCACGAGCGGCTCGCGGCTCTTCCTGCACGACGAGATCCACGACGAGTTCCTGGAGAAGCTGGTGGCCAAGACCGCCAAGCTCAAGGTCGGCAACCCCCGTGAGGAGGAGTCCGACATCGGCTGCATCATCAACGCCAAGCAGTACGACCGGGTGCAGGGCTACATCGACGACGGCCTCGCGCAGGAGAACGTTGCGGTCGCCTTCGACGGTCGCGAGCAGCTCACCGTCGGGGAGCCCGGCTTCTACCACGCGCCGATGATCCTGACCCAGGTCTCCAACGACTGGCGGATCGCCCAGGAGGAGATCTTCGGCCCGATCCTGTCGGTCATCCGGTGGAAGGACGAGGACGAGGTCATCAAGATGGCCAACGACACCCACTACGGGCTGGCGGCGTTCGTCTTCAGCAAGGACATCAGCGCCGCGCTGCGGGCCGCCCACCGGATCGACTCCGGCTGGGTCCAGGTCAACCAGGGTGGCGGCCAGCTCGCGGGCCAGTCGTACGGCGGCATGAAGACCAGCGGCATCGGCCGTGAGGTCTCCCTCGAGGGGATGCTCGAGGGCTTCACCCAGATCAAGCAGATCAACGTCGCCCTCTGA
- the ald gene encoding alanine dehydrogenase yields the protein MRIGIPEEVKDHEYRVAITPTGVHELVDRGHEVLVQAGAGEGSAVPDEDYAAAGARLVPDAESVWSGADMVLKVKEPVAEEYPLLREGLVLFTYLHLAANEPLTRELLDRRVTGIAYETVQLPSGALPLLYPMSEVAGCLAPQVGAHELLKARGGRGVLLGGVGGVANAKVVVIGAGVSGQNAANIALGMGADVTMLDTDLDKLRMSFWRYDNRVHGLASSRLAIEEQVRQADLVIGAVLLPGARTPRLVSNDLVAQMRPGSVLVDISVDQGGCFEDTHPTTHTDPTFGVHNSTFYCVANMPGAVPHTSTYALTNATLPYAVALAEKGWVRACREDRSLAAGLNTHAGQLANGPVGEATGIAAVGLDEVLGD from the coding sequence ATGCGGATCGGCATACCCGAAGAGGTCAAGGATCACGAGTACCGCGTGGCGATCACTCCCACCGGCGTGCACGAGTTGGTGGACCGGGGGCACGAGGTGCTCGTCCAGGCCGGGGCCGGTGAGGGGTCGGCGGTCCCCGACGAGGACTACGCCGCGGCCGGGGCCCGGCTGGTGCCGGACGCGGAGTCGGTCTGGTCCGGTGCCGACATGGTCCTCAAGGTCAAGGAGCCGGTCGCCGAGGAGTACCCGCTGCTGCGCGAGGGGCTGGTGCTGTTCACCTACCTGCACCTGGCCGCCAATGAGCCCCTCACCCGGGAGCTGCTGGACCGCAGGGTGACCGGGATCGCCTACGAGACCGTCCAGCTGCCGTCCGGGGCGCTGCCGCTCCTGTACCCGATGTCCGAGGTCGCGGGCTGCCTGGCTCCGCAGGTCGGGGCGCACGAGCTGCTCAAGGCCCGCGGCGGCCGCGGTGTGCTGCTGGGCGGCGTGGGCGGGGTGGCCAACGCCAAGGTCGTGGTCATCGGCGCGGGGGTCTCCGGGCAGAACGCCGCGAACATCGCCCTCGGGATGGGGGCCGACGTGACGATGCTCGACACCGACCTCGACAAGCTGCGGATGTCCTTCTGGCGCTACGACAACCGGGTCCACGGCCTGGCCTCGTCACGGCTGGCGATCGAGGAACAGGTGCGGCAGGCCGACCTCGTCATCGGGGCGGTGCTGTTGCCGGGCGCGCGGACTCCCCGGTTGGTGAGCAACGACCTGGTCGCCCAGATGAGGCCCGGGTCGGTGCTGGTCGACATCTCGGTGGACCAGGGCGGCTGCTTCGAGGACACGCACCCGACGACGCACACCGACCCCACCTTCGGGGTGCACAACTCGACCTTCTACTGCGTGGCCAACATGCCCGGGGCGGTGCCGCACACCTCGACCTACGCGCTGACTAACGCCACCCTGCCGTATGCCGTGGCGTTGGCGGAGAAGGGGTGGGTCCGGGCATGCCGGGAGGACCGGTCCCTCGCCGCCGGCCTCAACACCCACGCCGGCCAGCTCGCCAACGGGCCGGTCGGCGAGGCGACCGGGATCGCGGCGGTCGGGCTGGACGAGGTGCTCGGCGACTGA